A window of bacterium genomic DNA:
ATAACTATGAATAATATTTGTTTTTTCATCTTTTTCATTATATCATAAATATATATTGAAAGTCAAGACTTTTTTCTATTGCACTAATGCTCATTATTAAGAATAATACCAATACTTCAGTTACTTCACATAGTGCCCCTAAAATATCGCCAGTGATACCATTGAGTTTTCTTTTAATATTTGTTAGAAGGCATAAATTAATTATATAGATGATTAAAATTAATATTACTCCTTTATAATATCTTGAGTCAAGGCTAAATAATCCCCAGCCAATTAAAACCATAATGATAGTGGCGATGGCAAATTCTTTTGTTCCAACATAATCAGTAAATGGTTTTCCTAATCCTTCTACATTTTCTTTAGCATAGTTAGAAGATGCGGCGGCCATAACCATTACCCATCTACCTAACACAGGCATTATAATTAAAGCAATATTTTTAATTTCAATAGGCATTTCATAAATAAGAAAGAGTTTAGTTATTAGCAAACAAAATATGCCAATGGCACCCATTGCCCCAATGCGACTATCAGACATTATCGTTAAAATTTCTTCTTTTGTTCCATTAGAAGAAAATCCATCAATAGTATCGGCAAAACCATCTAAATGTAATCCTCTGGTGACAAATATTAAACTAATAATTAAAAACACATCAACGACTAAATTGGGTAAAAATAAACTCAGAATGTAGTTGATAATTACGAGAAAAGAACCTATCATTAATCCAATGATAGGAAAATAAATCATAGAATTAGCTAAATCTTCGTTGGATAAAAATTTAAACTTTT
This region includes:
- the cobS gene encoding adenosylcobinamide-GDP ribazoletransferase; protein product: MKNFIVALQFLTMITLSSKKFKFLSNEDLANSMIYFPIIGLMIGSFLVIINYILSLFLPNLVVDVFLIISLIFVTRGLHLDGFADTIDGFSSNGTKEEILTIMSDSRIGAMGAIGIFCLLITKLFLIYEMPIEIKNIALIIMPVLGRWVMVMAAASSNYAKENVEGLGKPFTDYVGTKEFAIATIIMVLIGWGLFSLDSRYYKGVILILIIYIINLCLLTNIKRKLNGITGDILGALCEVTEVLVLFLIMSISAIEKSLDFQYIFMI